One Pseudomonadota bacterium genomic window carries:
- a CDS encoding DEAD/DEAH box helicase, whose amino-acid sequence MEPLKFEALHLSKDVLRAIANMGFEETTPIQSRAIPLIMEGKDVIGQAQTGTGKTVAFGIPILEMINPRSKKLQAIIMCPTRELAIQVSEELKKLSQYKKDITVLPIYGGQPIERQIYSLKKGVQVIIGTPGRTIDHMNRGTMKMDSVKIVVLDEADEMLNMGFIDDIETILSKVNRERQTLLFCATMPKSILDLTKRYQSNPQLVKVVHKQLTVPHVEQTYFEVKEGTKLEALSRLIDMYNFKLSLVFCNTKRRVDEVVANLQVRGYLADGLHGDMTQSQRDRVMGKFRSNAFEILVATDVAARGIDVEGIEAVFNYDVPQDEEYYVHRIGRTARMGKTGRAFTFVMGREIHKLRDIQAYANIKIARQRVPSLNDVEEIRINVFLEKIKQTIGENDLTHYTYLIERLLEEEYTSLDIAAALLKMCVGAENTEKDDLDVGYRSGGSEKGMVRLFMNIGRSQKVEVKDIVGAIAGETGIPGRVIGKIDMYDKYTFIEVPNEYVKDILSVMNNKQIKGNMVSIEPANKK is encoded by the coding sequence ATGGAACCATTAAAATTTGAAGCACTGCACCTGTCAAAAGATGTACTGAGAGCAATTGCCAATATGGGGTTTGAAGAGACAACACCCATTCAATCTCGAGCGATCCCCCTCATAATGGAGGGTAAAGATGTTATCGGGCAGGCACAAACAGGCACCGGGAAAACAGTAGCATTCGGTATCCCGATTTTAGAAATGATAAACCCCCGGAGCAAAAAATTGCAGGCGATAATTATGTGCCCCACCAGGGAACTGGCAATTCAGGTCTCTGAAGAGTTGAAAAAACTTTCCCAATATAAAAAAGATATTACTGTCCTCCCTATATACGGCGGGCAGCCCATAGAGAGGCAGATTTATTCACTGAAGAAGGGTGTGCAGGTTATCATCGGGACACCCGGTCGCACGATAGACCACATGAATCGGGGTACGATGAAGATGGACAGTGTAAAGATAGTTGTTCTTGACGAAGCGGATGAGATGCTGAATATGGGATTTATTGATGATATAGAAACGATCTTATCGAAAGTCAACAGGGAAAGGCAGACACTCTTATTCTGTGCCACGATGCCGAAGTCGATCCTTGATCTCACAAAAAGATATCAAAGCAATCCTCAACTGGTCAAGGTGGTGCACAAACAGTTAACCGTTCCTCATGTGGAGCAGACATACTTTGAGGTGAAAGAGGGCACAAAACTGGAAGCATTGTCCCGCCTCATAGACATGTATAACTTCAAGCTGTCCCTTGTCTTTTGCAATACCAAGAGAAGGGTTGATGAGGTTGTGGCAAACCTCCAGGTGAGAGGTTATCTGGCAGACGGACTTCACGGTGACATGACCCAGTCACAGAGAGACCGTGTAATGGGCAAATTTCGAAGTAATGCTTTTGAAATCCTTGTTGCAACTGATGTGGCGGCCCGGGGCATTGATGTGGAAGGTATAGAGGCTGTTTTCAATTATGATGTCCCCCAGGATGAAGAGTACTATGTCCACAGGATCGGGAGAACCGCCCGTATGGGTAAAACAGGTCGGGCATTTACCTTTGTGATGGGAAGAGAAATCCACAAATTGCGGGACATACAGGCATATGCGAATATAAAGATCGCACGCCAGCGCGTTCCTTCCCTCAATGATGTGGAAGAGATCAGGATAAATGTTTTTCTGGAGAAAATAAAACAGACTATCGGGGAGAACGACCTTACCCATTATACGTATCTGATCGAACGGCTCCTGGAAGAGGAGTATACATCCCTTGATATCGCTGCCGCCCTTTTGAAAATGTGTGTAGGGGCAGAAAACACAGAAAAAGATGATCTGGATGTGGGCTACAGGTCTGGCGGGTCCGAAAAGGGAATGGTAAGGTTGTTTATGAATATAGGTCGCAGCCAGAAGGTTGAGGTAAAGGATATTGTAGGTGCCATTGCCGGGGAAACGGGCATCCCGGGAAGGGTGATCGGAAAGATAGACATGTATGACAAGTATACATTCATCGAGGTACCAAATGAATATGTAAAGGACATCTTGTCCGTCATGAATAATAAGCAAATTAAGGGGAACATGGTTAGCATAGAACCTGCGAATAAGAAGTAG